A DNA window from Helianthus annuus cultivar XRQ/B chromosome 15, HanXRQr2.0-SUNRISE, whole genome shotgun sequence contains the following coding sequences:
- the LOC110913888 gene encoding LOW QUALITY PROTEIN: wall-associated receptor kinase-like 1 (The sequence of the model RefSeq protein was modified relative to this genomic sequence to represent the inferred CDS: inserted 2 bases in 1 codon), whose protein sequence is MLADGRIVAVMKSKVVDESQLEQFINEVVILSQVNHRNVVKLLGCCLETEVPMLVSEFIPNGTLYDCLHNDTDDSPISLETRLQIATEVAGALAYLHSATSLQIYHRDIKTTNILLDDNYRAKVSDFGTSRFVAIDKSHLTTLVKGTFGYLDPEYFQSSXDVYSFGVVLVELLTGEKPISLARSDEHRSLATHFMLAMEEGSAMSIFDVVVINEGSRDELLVIGNLAMRCLNLNGRNRPTMKEVANELETIRTSHIASTVQTSMEL, encoded by the exons ATGTTAGCAGATGGAAGGATTGTAGCAGTCATGAAATCTAAAGTAGTCGACGAAAGCCAATTAGAGCAGTTCATTAACGAGGTGGTCATTCTTTCGCAAGTCAATCATAGGAATGTTGTCAAATTATTGGGATGTTGCCTAGAGACAGAAGTTCCAATGCTGGTTTCAGAATTCATTCCAAATGGTACTTTGTATGATTGTCTTCACAACGATACCGATGACTCCCCAATTTCTTTGGAAACGAGA TTACAAATAGCTACAGAAGTTGCAGGAGCACTTGCTTACTTGCATTCGGCAACTTCCCTTCAAATATATCACAGAGACATTAAAACTACTAATATTCTTTTAGATGATAATTATAGGGCCAAAGTTTCTGACTTTGGAACTTCAAGATTTGTAGCAATTGATAAATCTCATTTGACAACCTTAGTCAAAGGTACATTTGGCTACTTAGATCCCGAGTATTTCCAATCCAG TGATGTTTATAGTTTTGGAGTTGTTTTGGTTGAACTTTTGACCGGAGAAAAGCCGATTTCCCTTGCTAGATCTGATGAACATAGAAGTCTAGCTACTCACTTTATGCTGGCTATGGAAGAAGGATCTGCTATGTCAATTTTTGATGTAGTGGTGATTAACGAGGGTAGTAGGGATGAGCTTCTGGTAATAGGAAACCTTGCAATGCGATGCTTGAATCTGAATGGAAGGAATAGGCCAACTATGAAAGAGGTAGCTAATGAGTTAGAAACCATAAGAACGTCACACATTGCTTCTACGGTTCAAACTAGTATGGAGCTGTGA